From a single Chlorocebus sabaeus isolate Y175 chromosome X, mChlSab1.0.hap1, whole genome shotgun sequence genomic region:
- the KDM5C gene encoding lysine-specific demethylase 5C isoform X10 — MEPGSDDFLPPPECPVFEPSWAEFRDPLGYIAKIRPIAEKSGICKIRPPADWQPPFAVEVDNFRFTPRIQRLNELEAQTRVKLNYLDQIAKFWEIQGSSLKIPNVERRILDLYSLSKIVVEEGGYEAICKDRRWARVAQRLNYPPGKNIGSLLRSHYERIVYPYEMYQSGANLVQCNTRPFDNEEKDKEYKPHSIPLRQSVQPSKFNSYGRRAKRLQPDPEPTEEDIEKNPELKKLQIYGAGPKMMGLGLMAKDKTLRKKDKEGPECPPTVVVKEELGGDVKVESTSPKTFLESKEELSHSPEPCTKMTMRLRRNHSNAQFIESYVCRMCSRGDEDDKLLLCDGCDDNYHIFCLLPPLPEIPKGVWRCPKCVMAECKRPPEAFGFEQATREYTLQSFGEMADSFKADYFNMPVHMVPTELVEKEFWRLVNSIEEDVTVEYGADIHSKEFGSGFPVSDSKRHLTPEEEEYATSGWNLNVMPVLEQSVLCHINADISGMKVPWLYVGMVFSAFCWHIEDHWSYSINYLHWGEPKTWYGVPSLAAEHLEEVMKKLTPELFDSQPDLLHQLVTLMNPNTLMSHGVPVVRTNQCAGEFVITFPRAYHSGFNQGYNFAEAVNFCTADWLPAGRQCIEHYRRLRRYCVFSHEELICKMAACPEKLDLNLAAAVHKEMFIMVQEERRLRKALLEKGITEAEREAFELLPDDERQCIKCKTTCFLSALACYDCPDGLVCLSHINDLCKCSSSRQYLRYRYTLDELPAMLHKLKVRAESFDTWANKVRVALEVEDGRKRSLEELRALESEARERRFPNSELLQQLKNCLSEAEACVSRALGLVSGQEAGPHRVAGLQMTLAELRAFLDQMNNLPCAMHQIGDVKGILEQVEAFQAEAREALASLPSSPGLLQSLLERGRQLGVEVPEAQQLQRQVEQARWLDEVKRTLAPSARRGTLAVMRGLLVAGASVAPSPAVDKAQAELQELLTIAERWEEKAHLCLEARQKHPPATLEAIIREAENIPVHLPNIQALKEALAKARAWIADVDEIQNGDHYPCLDDLEGLVAVGRDLPVGLEELRQLELQVLTAHSWREKASKTFLKKNSCYTLLEVLCPCADAGSDSTKRSRWMEKELGLYKSDTELLGLSAQDLRDPGSVIVAFKEGEQKEKEGILQLRRTNSAKPSPLASSTTAASTTSICVCGQVPAGAGALQCDLCQDWFHGRCVSVPRLLSSPRPNPTSSLLLAWWEWDTKFLCPLCMRSRRPRLETILALLVALQRLPVRLPEGEALQCLTERAISWQGRARQALASEDVTALLGRLTELRQQLQAEPRPEEPPNYPAAPASDPLREGSGKDMPKVEGLLENGDSVTSPEKVALEEGSGKRDLELLSSLLPQLTGPVLELPEATRAPLEELMMEGDLLEVTLDENHSIWQLLQAGQPPDLERIRTLLEQ; from the exons GACTGGCAGCCACCCTTTGCTGTGGAAGTGGACAACTTCAGGTTTACCCCCCGAATCCAGAGGCTGAATGAGCTAGAG GCCCAGACGAGAGTGAAACTGAACTACTTGGACCAGATTGCCAAATTCTGGGAAATCCAGGGCTCCTCCTTAAAGATTCCCAATGTAGAACGGCGGATCTTGGACCTCTACAGTCTCAGCAAA ATTGTGGTGGAGGAAGGTGGTTATGAAGCTATCTGCAAGGACCGTCGGTGGGCTCGGGTAGCCCAGCGCCTCAACTACCCACCAGGCAAAAATATTGGCTCCTTGCTACGCTCCCACTACGAACGCATTGTTTATCCCTATGAAATGTACCAATCTGGAGCCAACCTTGTG CAGTGTAACACACGTCCATTTGATAATGAGGAGAAGGACAAGGAATACAAACCCCACAGCATCCCCCTACGACAGTCTGTGcagccttccaagttcaacagcTATGGCCGGCGGGCCAAGAGACTGCAGCCTGAT ccGGAACCCACAGAGGAAGACATTGAAAAGAATCCAGAGCTGAAAAAGCTACAGATCTATGGGGCAGGCCCCAAGATGATGGGCCTGGGCCTCATGGCCAAGGACAAGACTCTGCGGAAGAAAG aTAAGGAGGGGCCCGAGTGTCCCCCCACAGTAGTGGTGAAGGAGGAGTTAGGTGGGGATGTGAAGGTGGAGTCAACTTCGCCTAAGACCTTCCTGGAGAGCAAGGAGGAGCTGAGTCACAGCCCAGAACCCTGCACCAAGATGACCATGAGGCTGCGGAGGAACCACAGCAATGCCCAGTTT ATTGAGTCATATGTCTGCCGGATGTGTTCTCGAGGGGATGAGGATGACAAGCTCCTGCTGTGTGATGGCTGTGATGACAACTACCACATCTTCTGCCTGCTGCCTCCTCTGCCTGAGATCCCCAAGGGTGTCTGGCGGTGCCCAAAGTGTGTCATGGCG GAGTGTAAGCGGCCCCCAGAAGCCTTTGGCTTTGAGCAGGCTACCCGGGAATACACTCTGCAGAGCTTTGGCGAGATGGCCGACTCCTTTAAAGCTGACTACTTCAACATGCCCGTGCAT ATGGTGCCCACAGAACTTGTGGAGAaggagttctggaggctggtaaaTAGCATTGAGGAAGATGTGACTGTTGAGTATGGAGCTGACATCCATTCCAAAGAATTTGGCAGCGGTTTCCCTGTCAGTGACAGTAAACGGCACCTAACCCCTGAAGAGGAG GAGTATGCTACCAGTGGTTGGAACCTAAATGTGATGCCGGTGTTGGAACAGTCTGTACTGTGCCACATCAATGCAGATATCTCTGGCATGAAGGTGCCCTGGCTCTACGTGGGCATGGTCTTCTCAGCCTTTTGCTGGCATATTGAGGATCACTGGAGTTACTCCATTAACTACCTCCACTG GGGTGAGCCGAAGACCTGGTATGGGGTGCCCTCACTTGCAGCAGAACATTTGGAAGAGGTGATGAAGAAGCTGACACCTGAACTATTTGATAGCCAGCCTGACCTCCTGCACCAACTTGTCACCCTCATGAATCCCAACACCCTCATGTCCCATGGCGTGCCA GTTGTCCGCACAAACCAGTGTGCAGGAGAATTTGTCATCACCTTCCCCCGTGCTTACCACAGCGGCTTCAACCAAGGCTACAACTTTGCCGAGGCCGTCAACTTTTGCACTGCCGACTGG TTGCCTGCTGGGCGCCAGTGCATTGAACACTACCGCCGGCTCCGGAGATACTGCGTCTTCTCCCATGAGGAGCTTATCTGCAAGATGGCTGCCTGCCCAGAGAAACTAGACCTGAACCTGGCGGCAGCTGTGCATAAGGAGATGTTCATCATGGTGCAAGAAGAGCGGCGTCTACGAAAGGCCCTGCTGGAGAAG GGCATCACAGAGGCTGAGCGAGAGGCTTTCGAGCTGCTCCCAGATGATGAGCGCCAGTGTATCAAGTGCAAGACTACGTGTTTCCTGTCAGCCCTGGCCTGCTACGACTGCCCAGACGGCCTTGTCTGCCTTTCCCACATCAATGATCTCTGCAAGTGCTCCAGTAGCCGGCAGTACCTGCG GTATCGGTATACGTTGGATGAGCTTCCTGCCATGCTGCATAAGCTGAAGGTTCGGGCTGAGTCCTTTGACACCTGGGCCAACAAAGTGCGAGtggccctggaggtggaggatgGGCGGAAGCGCA GCCTTGAAGAACTGAGGGCACTAGAGTCTGAAGCCCGTGAGCGGAGGTTTCCTAATAGTGAGCTGCTGCAGCAACTAAAAAACTGCCTGAGTGAGGCAGAGGCTTGCGTGTCCCGAGCTCTGGGACTGGTCAGCGGCCAGGAAGCTGG TCCCCACAGGGTGGCGGGTCTGCAGATGACCCTGGCTGAGCTCCGGGCCTTTCTGGACCAGATGAATAACCTGCCTTGTGCCATGCACCAGATTGGGGATGTCAAG GGTATTCTGGAACAGGTGGAGGCCTTCCAGGCTGAGGCTCGTGAGGCCCTGGCCTCACTGCCCTCCAGTCCAGGGCTACTGCAGTCCCTGTTGGAGAGGGGGCGGCAGCTGGGGGTGGAGGTGCCTGAGGCCCAGCAGCTCCAGCGGCAGGTGGAACAGGCGCGATGGCTGGATGAGGTGAAACGCACACTGGCCCCCTCAGCCCGAAGGGGCACCTTGGCTGTCATGCGAGGACTGTTGGTCGCGGGTGCCAGTGTAGCCCCTAGCCCTGCTGTGGATAAAGCCCAGGCCGAGCTGCAGGAGCTGCTGACCATTGCTGAACGCTGGGAGGAGAAAGCCCACCTCTGCCTGGAGGCCAG GCAGAAACATCCACCAGCCACACTTGAGGCCATAATCCGTGAAGCGGAAAACATCCCTGTTCACCTGCCCAACATCCAGGCTCTCAAGGAGGCTCTTGCTAAGGCCCGGGCCTGGATTGCTGATGTTGATGAGATCCAA AATGGTGACCACTACCCGTGCCTGGATGACTTGGAGGGCCTAGTAGCTGTGGGCCGGGACCTACCTGTGGGGCTGGAGGAGCTGAGACAGCTAGAGCTACAGGTACTGACAGCGCACTCCTGGAGGGAGAAGGCCTCCAAGACCTTCCTCAAGAAAAATTCTTGCTACACGCtgctggag GTTCTCTGCCCGTGTGCAGACGCTGGCTCAGACAGCACCAAGCGCAGCCGGTGGATGGAGAAGGAGCTGGGGTTGTACAAATCTGACACAGAGTTGCTGGGGCTGTCTGCGCAGGacctcagggacccaggctctgTG ATCGTGGCCTTCAAGGAGGGGgaacagaaggagaaggagggtaTCCTGCAGCTGCGTCGCACCAATTCGGCCAAGCCCAGTCCACTGGCATCATCGACCACAGCCGCCTCTACAACCTCTATCTGTGTGTGTGGGCAGGTGCCGGCTGGGGCGGGAGCTCTGCAGTGTGACCTGTGTCAGGACTGGTTCCATGGGCGGTGTGTGTCAGTGCCTCGCCTCCTCAGCTCTCCGAGGCCCAATCCCACCTCATCCCTACTGCTGGCCTGGTGGGAATGGGACACCAAATTCCTGTGTCCACTGTGTATGCGCTCAAGGCGCCCACGcctggagaccatcctggcactGCTGGTAGCCCTGCAGAGACTGCCTGTGCGGCTGCCCGAGGGCGAGGCCCTGCAGTGCCTCACAGAGAGGGCCATCAGCTGGCAAGGCCGCGCCAGGCAGGCTCTGGCTTCTGAAGATGTGACTGCTCTGTTGGGACGGCTGACGGAGCTCCGCCAACAGCTACAGGCTGAACCCAGACCTGAGGAGCCTCCTAACTACCCTGCAGCCCCTGCTTCTGACCCCCTCAGAGAGGGCAGTGGCAAGGATATGCCTAAG GTCGAAGGCTTACTGGAGAATGGAGACAGTGTGACCAGTCCTGAGAAGGTAGCCCTGGAGGAGGGCTCAGGTAAGAGAG ATCTGGAGCTGCTGTCCTCGCTGTTGCCACAGTTGACTGGCCCTGTGTTGGAACTGCCTGAGGCCACCCGGGCCCCCTTGGAGGAGCTCATGATGGAGGGGGACCTGCTCGAGGTGACCCTGGATGAGAACCACAGCATCTGGCAGCTGCTGCAGGCTGGACAGCCCCCAGACTTGGAGAGGATCCGCACACTTCTGGAG caatga
- the KDM5C gene encoding lysine-specific demethylase 5C isoform X5 — protein MEPGSDDFLPPPECPVFEPSWAEFRDPLGYIAKIRPIAEKSGICKIRPPADWQPPFAVEVDNFRFTPRIQRLNELEIVVEEGGYEAICKDRRWARVAQRLNYPPGKNIGSLLRSHYERIVYPYEMYQSGANLVQCNTRPFDNEEKDKEYKPHSIPLRQSVQPSKFNSYGRRAKRLQPDPEPTEEDIEKNPELKKLQIYGAGPKMMGLGLMAKDKTLRKKDKEGPECPPTVVVKEELGGDVKVESTSPKTFLESKEELSHSPEPCTKMTMRLRRNHSNAQFIESYVCRMCSRGDEDDKLLLCDGCDDNYHIFCLLPPLPEIPKGVWRCPKCVMAECKRPPEAFGFEQATREYTLQSFGEMADSFKADYFNMPVHMVPTELVEKEFWRLVNSIEEDVTVEYGADIHSKEFGSGFPVSDSKRHLTPEEEEYATSGWNLNVMPVLEQSVLCHINADISGMKVPWLYVGMVFSAFCWHIEDHWSYSINYLHWGEPKTWYGVPSLAAEHLEEVMKKLTPELFDSQPDLLHQLVTLMNPNTLMSHGVPVVRTNQCAGEFVITFPRAYHSGFNQGYNFAEAVNFCTADWLPAGRQCIEHYRRLRRYCVFSHEELICKMAACPEKLDLNLAAAVHKEMFIMVQEERRLRKALLEKGITEAEREAFELLPDDERQCIKCKTTCFLSALACYDCPDGLVCLSHINDLCKCSSSRQYLRYRYTLDELPAMLHKLKVRAESFDTWANKVRVALEVEDGRKRSLEELRALESEARERRFPNSELLQQLKNCLSEAEACVSRALGLVSGQEAGPHRVAGLQMTLAELRAFLDQMNNLPCAMHQIGDVKGILEQVEAFQAEAREALASLPSSPGLLQSLLERGRQLGVEVPEAQQLQRQVEQARWLDEVKRTLAPSARRGTLAVMRGLLVAGASVAPSPAVDKAQAELQELLTIAERWEEKAHLCLEARQKHPPATLEAIIREAENIPVHLPNIQALKEALAKARAWIADVDEIQNGDHYPCLDDLEGLVAVGRDLPVGLEELRQLELQVLTAHSWREKASKTFLKKNSCYTLLEVLCPCADAGSDSTKRSRWMEKELGLYKSDTELLGLSAQDLRDPGSVIVAFKEGEQKEKEGILQLRRTNSAKPSPLASSTTAASTTSICVCGQVPAGAGALQCDLCQDWFHGRCVSVPRLLSSPRPNPTSSLLLAWWEWDTKFLCPLCMRSRRPRLETILALLVALQRLPVRLPEGEALQCLTERAISWQGRARQALASEDVTALLGRLTELRQQLQAEPRPEEPPNYPAAPASDPLREGSGKDMPKVEGLLENGDSVTSPEKVALEEGSGKRDLELLSSLLPQLTGPVLELPEATRAPLEELMMEGDLLEVTLDENHSIWQLLQAGQPPDLERIRTLLELEKAERHGSRARGRALERRRRRKVDRGGEGDDPAREELEPKRVRSSGPEAEEVQEEEELEEETGGEGPPAPIPTTGSPSTQENQNGLEPAEGTTSGPSAPFSTLTPRLHLPCPQQPPQQQL, from the exons GACTGGCAGCCACCCTTTGCTGTGGAAGTGGACAACTTCAGGTTTACCCCCCGAATCCAGAGGCTGAATGAGCTAGAG ATTGTGGTGGAGGAAGGTGGTTATGAAGCTATCTGCAAGGACCGTCGGTGGGCTCGGGTAGCCCAGCGCCTCAACTACCCACCAGGCAAAAATATTGGCTCCTTGCTACGCTCCCACTACGAACGCATTGTTTATCCCTATGAAATGTACCAATCTGGAGCCAACCTTGTG CAGTGTAACACACGTCCATTTGATAATGAGGAGAAGGACAAGGAATACAAACCCCACAGCATCCCCCTACGACAGTCTGTGcagccttccaagttcaacagcTATGGCCGGCGGGCCAAGAGACTGCAGCCTGAT ccGGAACCCACAGAGGAAGACATTGAAAAGAATCCAGAGCTGAAAAAGCTACAGATCTATGGGGCAGGCCCCAAGATGATGGGCCTGGGCCTCATGGCCAAGGACAAGACTCTGCGGAAGAAAG aTAAGGAGGGGCCCGAGTGTCCCCCCACAGTAGTGGTGAAGGAGGAGTTAGGTGGGGATGTGAAGGTGGAGTCAACTTCGCCTAAGACCTTCCTGGAGAGCAAGGAGGAGCTGAGTCACAGCCCAGAACCCTGCACCAAGATGACCATGAGGCTGCGGAGGAACCACAGCAATGCCCAGTTT ATTGAGTCATATGTCTGCCGGATGTGTTCTCGAGGGGATGAGGATGACAAGCTCCTGCTGTGTGATGGCTGTGATGACAACTACCACATCTTCTGCCTGCTGCCTCCTCTGCCTGAGATCCCCAAGGGTGTCTGGCGGTGCCCAAAGTGTGTCATGGCG GAGTGTAAGCGGCCCCCAGAAGCCTTTGGCTTTGAGCAGGCTACCCGGGAATACACTCTGCAGAGCTTTGGCGAGATGGCCGACTCCTTTAAAGCTGACTACTTCAACATGCCCGTGCAT ATGGTGCCCACAGAACTTGTGGAGAaggagttctggaggctggtaaaTAGCATTGAGGAAGATGTGACTGTTGAGTATGGAGCTGACATCCATTCCAAAGAATTTGGCAGCGGTTTCCCTGTCAGTGACAGTAAACGGCACCTAACCCCTGAAGAGGAG GAGTATGCTACCAGTGGTTGGAACCTAAATGTGATGCCGGTGTTGGAACAGTCTGTACTGTGCCACATCAATGCAGATATCTCTGGCATGAAGGTGCCCTGGCTCTACGTGGGCATGGTCTTCTCAGCCTTTTGCTGGCATATTGAGGATCACTGGAGTTACTCCATTAACTACCTCCACTG GGGTGAGCCGAAGACCTGGTATGGGGTGCCCTCACTTGCAGCAGAACATTTGGAAGAGGTGATGAAGAAGCTGACACCTGAACTATTTGATAGCCAGCCTGACCTCCTGCACCAACTTGTCACCCTCATGAATCCCAACACCCTCATGTCCCATGGCGTGCCA GTTGTCCGCACAAACCAGTGTGCAGGAGAATTTGTCATCACCTTCCCCCGTGCTTACCACAGCGGCTTCAACCAAGGCTACAACTTTGCCGAGGCCGTCAACTTTTGCACTGCCGACTGG TTGCCTGCTGGGCGCCAGTGCATTGAACACTACCGCCGGCTCCGGAGATACTGCGTCTTCTCCCATGAGGAGCTTATCTGCAAGATGGCTGCCTGCCCAGAGAAACTAGACCTGAACCTGGCGGCAGCTGTGCATAAGGAGATGTTCATCATGGTGCAAGAAGAGCGGCGTCTACGAAAGGCCCTGCTGGAGAAG GGCATCACAGAGGCTGAGCGAGAGGCTTTCGAGCTGCTCCCAGATGATGAGCGCCAGTGTATCAAGTGCAAGACTACGTGTTTCCTGTCAGCCCTGGCCTGCTACGACTGCCCAGACGGCCTTGTCTGCCTTTCCCACATCAATGATCTCTGCAAGTGCTCCAGTAGCCGGCAGTACCTGCG GTATCGGTATACGTTGGATGAGCTTCCTGCCATGCTGCATAAGCTGAAGGTTCGGGCTGAGTCCTTTGACACCTGGGCCAACAAAGTGCGAGtggccctggaggtggaggatgGGCGGAAGCGCA GCCTTGAAGAACTGAGGGCACTAGAGTCTGAAGCCCGTGAGCGGAGGTTTCCTAATAGTGAGCTGCTGCAGCAACTAAAAAACTGCCTGAGTGAGGCAGAGGCTTGCGTGTCCCGAGCTCTGGGACTGGTCAGCGGCCAGGAAGCTGG TCCCCACAGGGTGGCGGGTCTGCAGATGACCCTGGCTGAGCTCCGGGCCTTTCTGGACCAGATGAATAACCTGCCTTGTGCCATGCACCAGATTGGGGATGTCAAG GGTATTCTGGAACAGGTGGAGGCCTTCCAGGCTGAGGCTCGTGAGGCCCTGGCCTCACTGCCCTCCAGTCCAGGGCTACTGCAGTCCCTGTTGGAGAGGGGGCGGCAGCTGGGGGTGGAGGTGCCTGAGGCCCAGCAGCTCCAGCGGCAGGTGGAACAGGCGCGATGGCTGGATGAGGTGAAACGCACACTGGCCCCCTCAGCCCGAAGGGGCACCTTGGCTGTCATGCGAGGACTGTTGGTCGCGGGTGCCAGTGTAGCCCCTAGCCCTGCTGTGGATAAAGCCCAGGCCGAGCTGCAGGAGCTGCTGACCATTGCTGAACGCTGGGAGGAGAAAGCCCACCTCTGCCTGGAGGCCAG GCAGAAACATCCACCAGCCACACTTGAGGCCATAATCCGTGAAGCGGAAAACATCCCTGTTCACCTGCCCAACATCCAGGCTCTCAAGGAGGCTCTTGCTAAGGCCCGGGCCTGGATTGCTGATGTTGATGAGATCCAA AATGGTGACCACTACCCGTGCCTGGATGACTTGGAGGGCCTAGTAGCTGTGGGCCGGGACCTACCTGTGGGGCTGGAGGAGCTGAGACAGCTAGAGCTACAGGTACTGACAGCGCACTCCTGGAGGGAGAAGGCCTCCAAGACCTTCCTCAAGAAAAATTCTTGCTACACGCtgctggag GTTCTCTGCCCGTGTGCAGACGCTGGCTCAGACAGCACCAAGCGCAGCCGGTGGATGGAGAAGGAGCTGGGGTTGTACAAATCTGACACAGAGTTGCTGGGGCTGTCTGCGCAGGacctcagggacccaggctctgTG ATCGTGGCCTTCAAGGAGGGGgaacagaaggagaaggagggtaTCCTGCAGCTGCGTCGCACCAATTCGGCCAAGCCCAGTCCACTGGCATCATCGACCACAGCCGCCTCTACAACCTCTATCTGTGTGTGTGGGCAGGTGCCGGCTGGGGCGGGAGCTCTGCAGTGTGACCTGTGTCAGGACTGGTTCCATGGGCGGTGTGTGTCAGTGCCTCGCCTCCTCAGCTCTCCGAGGCCCAATCCCACCTCATCCCTACTGCTGGCCTGGTGGGAATGGGACACCAAATTCCTGTGTCCACTGTGTATGCGCTCAAGGCGCCCACGcctggagaccatcctggcactGCTGGTAGCCCTGCAGAGACTGCCTGTGCGGCTGCCCGAGGGCGAGGCCCTGCAGTGCCTCACAGAGAGGGCCATCAGCTGGCAAGGCCGCGCCAGGCAGGCTCTGGCTTCTGAAGATGTGACTGCTCTGTTGGGACGGCTGACGGAGCTCCGCCAACAGCTACAGGCTGAACCCAGACCTGAGGAGCCTCCTAACTACCCTGCAGCCCCTGCTTCTGACCCCCTCAGAGAGGGCAGTGGCAAGGATATGCCTAAG GTCGAAGGCTTACTGGAGAATGGAGACAGTGTGACCAGTCCTGAGAAGGTAGCCCTGGAGGAGGGCTCAGGTAAGAGAG ATCTGGAGCTGCTGTCCTCGCTGTTGCCACAGTTGACTGGCCCTGTGTTGGAACTGCCTGAGGCCACCCGGGCCCCCTTGGAGGAGCTCATGATGGAGGGGGACCTGCTCGAGGTGACCCTGGATGAGAACCACAGCATCTGGCAGCTGCTGCAGGCTGGACAGCCCCCAGACTTGGAGAGGATCCGCACACTTCTGGAG ctggaGAAGGCAGAGCGTCACGGGAGTCGGGCTCGGGGCCGGGCCCTggagaggcggcggcggcggaagGTGGATCGGGGTGGGGAGGGCGATGACCCAGCCCGAGAGGAGCTAGAGCCAAAGAGGGTACGGAGCTCAGGGCCAGAGGCTGAGGAGgtccaggaggaggaagagctggaGGAGGAGACTGGGGGTGAGGGCCCCCCTGCACCCATCCCCACCACTGGCAGCCCCAGCACCCAGGAGAACCAGAATGGCTTGGAACCGGCGGAAGGGACCACTTCAGGCCCCTCGGCCCCTTTCTCCACTCTGACTCCCCGGCTGCATCTGCCCTGCCCACAGCAGCCGCCTCAGCAACAGTTGTGA